GGAGCTGGAGGAAGCGCTCACCGGTAACGCCCTTTTCGTTCTTGGCCTTCTCAAAGGTGCGGCGGAACTGACGCTCGAGGAGGCCGTAGACGTAACGCAGCTTCTGCTTCTCATCGAGGCCGATGGCGTATTCCGACTTCTTGCGGCGCAGACGGGGGCCGTGCTGGCCGGGCGGATACGAGCGCTTCTCGTAAGCCTTGGTGGCGCCAAACAGCGGCTGGCCGAAGCGGCGGCTGAGGCGAGTGGTGGGTCCGATGTAACGAGCCATGGGAGGTGATCCTTGTTTTTAAATAAGTTGGATTGCGCGGGCTCGCATTAGACGCGGCGACGCTTGCGGGGGCGGCAGCCGTTGTGCGGGACCGGGGTGACATCGATGATCGAAGTCACCTCGAGGCCGATGGCCTGGATGGCGCGGACGGCGGAGTCACGACCGAGGCCGGGACCAGACACCTTGATCACGACGTCCTTGAGGCCGTGGGCCATGGCGGCGCGGGCGGCATCTTGAGCGACGATCTGGGCGGCGTAGGCGGTGGACTTGCGGGAACCGCGGAAGTTGCACTTGCCGGCGCTGGACCAGGAGATGACGGCGCCCTTCGGATCGGTGATCGAAACGATGGTGTTGTTGAACGAGGCGAGGACGGAAACGATACCCGAAGAAATGTTCTTCGAGCCTTTGGCCTTGCGGATCTTCACCGCGCCGAGCTCCTCCTTCAGGAGGTCTTCAGCGGTGGGCTGCTTGGGCACGCCACCAACCAACTCGACCTTCTTCTCGGCCGGGGCATCGGTGGCCTCAACCGGAGCGGCACCCTCGGGGGCGGCGGCGGCAGGCTTGGTTTCGTTCTCAGGAGTGGGCTTCTCTTCGGCCATGACGGGAAAGGGAATGGGTTATTTCTTGGTGACACCAACGGTGCGACGCGGGCCCTTGCGGGTGCGGCTGTTGGTCTTGGTGCGTTGACCGCGAACCGGGAGGCTGCGGCGGTGACGGAGACCACGGTAGCAACCGATGGCCTGGAGGCGCTTCAGGTTGCCGGTGATTTCACGGCGGAGGTCACCTTCGACCACCCATTTGTGTTCGGTGATGACGTTGAGGATCTGATTGAGCTGTTCCTCATTCAGGTCGTTCGCACGCATGTCCGGATCGAGTCCGGTTTCCTGCACGATCTGATCGGCCCGCTGCGGACCGATGCCATAAATGTAGCGAAGCGCGTAGTTGAGCTTTTTCTTCGCCGGGATGTCGACGCCAAGGAGACGAGGCATAGTGGAAGGTGTTGGGTGTTTAAGGGAAGGTTAGTTGGTAAAAACGGGAAGGGATCACGCGGTCAGTGCGTGAACCGTGGGAGACGAATCAAGGCGCGGAATCGTGAGGACCTCGGGGCCTTGTTCGGTGGTGAGCACGGTGTGTTCGAAATGCGCGGAGTCGGAGTTATCGACGGTCGTGATCGTCCAGCCATCGCGCAGGGTTTTCGTCCGCCAATTGCCGACGTTGACCATCGGTTCGATAGCCAGAGTCATGCCCGGACGGATAATCTCTCCCTTACCACGGCGGCCGAAGTTGGGGATCTGCGGTTCCTCGTGCATCGAGGCCCCTACCCCATGGCCGACCATGTCGCGCACCACACTGAAACCATTACGTTCCACGTGGGTTTGCACTGCATGCGAAATGTCGCCGATGCGGTTGCCGACCGTAGCTTGGGCGATACCCAAGCGGAGGGCTTCTTCGGTGACCCGCAGCAGTTTTTGCTTAGCGGATGAGATGGTGCCGACCGGCACGGTGATGGCGTTGTCGCCGATGTATCCATCGACTTCCAACACTACGTCGAGGGCGATGATGTCGCCGTCGGAGAGGACCCGTTTCATGCTACCGATGCCGTGAACCACCTCCTCGTTAACGGAGAGGCAGGTGTAGGCGGGGAATCGGCGGGAGCCGATTTGGTAGCCGTAACAGGCGCTGCGGGCACCGAGCTTTTGCATTAGCTCGCGGCCAATTTGATCCAAGTCGTAGGTAGTGATCCCAGGCGCGACGTGCTCTCTAAGCGTATAGAGCACGGTCGCGGCAATCGCACTGGCTTCGCGCATCTTCGTGATGGCTGCAGAGTTCTTAATCGGAATGGCCATCAGACGGCGAGGAGTTGGTCGGCCACGAAAACGTCGTAACCTTGAGTGCGATAATGATCGACGACGACGGAGTCAGCCGCATCACCGACAGCGCAGGCGCTGAGGGACATGCCGCGAGACTCGAACCATTCGTCGAATACTTTTGCTTGGAGCAACGTAGCCGGGAAGTCCGTAAGGACGAAGCCCGCATCGGGTTTGCGCGCCCAAAACCAACGACGCATGACGCCGAAGATAACTTGGTCTGGAATCGGAAGACCCTTTTCCAGTGCACGCTCGGCGGCTTGGCCGGCGGGCGTGCGGCGCGAAATCTCCTGTCGTATCATTTCAACAGAAGAGACGTGCTCAAAATTCAAAGAACGGGATCGTTCAGCCAAGGCTGACGAGATGGATCCAAGGATCAGAACCTTGGCCTTGGCGGGCATACCGCCAAGCGAAAGGGGGCAGAACGTGGAGACCGCCGTGGCCAAAGTAAAGGGTTATTTTTACCCGCCAAACTGGCGCCACAGCCAGATGGCCAAACCGAAGGCGAGCATGCCACCCATGAAGGCAGTGAGCTTGTAAACCGCGTCGGCGCTGGCGGCATCGCCCAGCGCCCCCTGACGGGTTTGCGAAGCGGAGCGAGCGCGCACGCGACCCTTCTTGAGGAAGCCATCATAATGACGCTGCAGCAGGAAGGTCTCAATCTGGCGCATGGTGTCGAGCACCACACCCACCGTGATCAGCATACCGGTGCCACCGAAGAAGATCGCGATACGTTGCGGGACATTAAGCTCGAAGAGCAGAACGTCCGGCAGGACGGCGATGATCGTCAGGAAGATCGCGCCAGCCAAAGTGAGGCGGGTCATGATGAAGTCCAAGAATTTGGCTGTCGGTTCACCGGGACGGACGCCCGGGATGTAACCGCCATACTTCTTGAGATCATCGGCGATCTGGATCGGTTTAAACATCACCGACACCCAGAAGTAGCTGAAGAACAGGATCAGGAATCCAAAGCCGACGTAGTAGACCCAGTGGCCGCGCAAAAGGTTATTGGCGAATTCGACCAAGAAGTCCCAACCGATCGCGGCGCCGAGCTGCGACATGATCTGTTGCGGGAACATCAGAATCGCACTGGCAAAAATCACCGGCATGACACCCGAGTAGTTCACCTTGAGCGGCATAAAGGAGCTTTGGCCACCCATGACCTTATTGCCGACCACACGCTTGGCGTATTGCACCGGGATCTTCCGTTGGCCCTGCACCACCATGATGATGCCCATCGTAACGGCGATAAAGAGACCGAACATCACGAGTCCCTGCGGCAGGCCGAGCGTTTGCACTCCCACCGGAGCGAAGAAGAGCTGCCACGTCGCCTGAGCGGCCCCGGGGATATCCGCCAAAATACCGATGGTGATGAGGAGGGAGACACCGTTGCCGATGCCGCGCTGCGTGATCTGCTCACCGAGCCACATGAGGAGCATCGTGCCGGCCGTCATGATGACCACAGACGTGATGAGGAACCACGCCTTGCTCACGATGACGATGTCACCGTAGGCCGCGACATCATAGCCGCTGAAAAGGCGAGCTGGATTCTCTAGCGCCAGAATAAGCAGCGTGCCCTGCACCAAACAGATCAACACCGTCGCATAACGCGTGTATTGCGTGAGCTTCTGACGGCCCACGTCCCCTTCCTGCTGCAGGCGGCTCAAGGCCGGCACCACGGCCGTCATGAGCTGGAAAATGATCGATGCGCTGATGTAGGGCATGATGCCCAACGCGCCGATCGCGCCCTGCACCAGAGCTCCACCCGTGAACATGTTGTAGAGCCCAACGAGGGCACCGGAACCAGCAGCCGTCTGGTCGGCGAAGAACGCCTTCAGCGGTGCGGGGTCCAAGCCCGGCAGCGGCACGACCGCCGCCACGCGGGCGACGAACAGCAACGACAGCGTATAGAAGATCCGTTGACGGAGCTCAGGAATCTTCAGCGAGTTCGTAAAGGCAGAGAGCACGGGGGTTCAGTAATTGCGGATTGTAAAAAACTGGACGCGGAAAAGCCGGTTTGCAGGCCAAGGTGTTTTACTCCCCTGCCCCACAAGCCGACTTCCGCATAAGATGAAATCAGGCTACGATGGCTTCGCCGCCAGCGGCCTCGATTTTGGCTTTGGCCGAAGCGGAGAACTTGCTGGCCGTGACCTTGAGGGCACGGGAGAGCTCACCGTCGCCGAGCACTTTCACGAAGGTCTCACCGGCGCGGATAATACCGGCCTTGGCAAGCACCTCTGCGTTGACCTCGGTCACGCTCTCGTCGAGACGAGCGAGATCACCGACATTCAGAACGGCCGGCTCAGTGCGGAAGTTCGCCTGGTTGAAGCCGCGGTGCGGCAGACGACGATAAAGGGGCATCTGGCCACCTTCAAAGCCGATCCGGATACCGCCGCCGGAACGAGCCGTTTGGCCCTTACCGCCGCGACCGGAGGTCTTACCGTGGCCGCCGCCTTCGCCGCAGCCGACACGCTTCCTGCGGTGCACGGCACCAGCAACATTCTTGAGTTCGTGGAGTTTCATTTTGGTTTCCTCAATGGACGCCCCGATTCCGCAACGGCGGCATCGGGACTCGGATAAAGTTACGGACGATAAGCGGAGATCAGGCCTCGCTGGTAGCGACCGGAGCGCGGAGAGCCTTGATGGTCTCGCGGTTGCGGAGCTGCTTGAGCGCGTCGAACGTGGCGTTGACGACAGCCTGATGATTGTTGGAGCCGAGCGACTTGGTGAGCACGTTGTGCACACCGGCAGCTTCAAGGACAGCGCGCACACCGCCACCGGCGATGAGACCCGTGCCGGGAGTGGCCGGACGGATGAGCACCTTGCCACCATCGGAGACGCCAAAGGCCTCGTGCGGGATGGTGTCGTTCTTGATTTGAACCTTGGTCATGCGCTTGCGGGCACCTTCATTACCCTTGCGGATAGCCTCGGGGACCTCGTTGGCCTTGCCGAGCGAAACGCCGACCTGGCCCTTGCCGTCGCCGACCACGACGAGGGCGGAGAAGCTGAAACGGCGACCACCTTTGACGACCTTGGCGCAACGGTTGATGAAAACGACCTTTTCGAAGAGCTCCGGCCCCTCGTCTTGGGTCGGGGCATTATCGCGGCCGCCACGACGACCGTCGCGACGATTGCCGCCCGGGCCACGGCCACCGGGGCCACGGCCGCCCGGACCACGATTGTGACCGGCGGGGGAGTTGGAGGAAGGATTGGCGGAGGGATTGCTCATGGCCTTTTCGTTCTTAGAATTTGAGTCCGCCTTCACGGGCGGCGTCGGCGAACACCTTCACCTTACCGTGGTAGAGGGCACCATTGCGGTCGAAGACCACATCGGTGATACCAGCGGCGGTAGCCTTGGCGGCGAACGCCTTGCCGAGCGCCTCGGCACCAGCGAGATTCGCGGCGAGGTTCTGCTTGCGCAGCTCCGCGTCGAGGCTGGAGAGGAAGGCAAGCGTCGCGCCGGCCTCGTCGTCGATGGCTTGGGCGTAGATGTGCTTGGAGGTGAATTTGACGGAGAGGCGCGGACGGGCGGCGGTGCCGGAGACCTTCTTGCGAATGCGCCATTTGCGCTTCTGGAGAAGCTTGGCTTTTTGAATCGTTTTCATGGGTGCAGTTACCTTTCTGGGCCTTAGGCGACGGTCTTACCTTCCTTGCGGCGGACGCGCTCACCAACGTATTTGACGCCCTTGCCCTTGTAGGGCTCGGCCGGGTAGTAGGAGCGGATGTTGGCGGCGACCTCGCCGACCAGCTGCTTGTCGACGCCCTCGACCTTGACCTTGGTCTGATCGGTGACGGTCACCGTGATGCCATCCGGCACCGGGTAGAGAATCGGGTGGGAGTAGCCCAGTGCGAGATCGAGGGTGTTGCCCTTGAGAACGGCTTTGAAACCAACGCCGGAGATCTCGAGATCCTTGACGAATCCCTCGGTCACGCCTTGCACCATGCCCGCGATGATGGAGCGAGCGGTGCCATACATGGCGTTGGCGAAGCGGGTCTTGTCGGCCGGAGAGACGCGAATCTCACCCTCCTCAAAAACGAACTTGGCGGCGTTGTTGAACGTCTTCTCGAGCTTACCCTTGGGGCCCTCGACGGACATGGTTTGGCCAGAGATGGTCACTTTGACTTTCTCCGGAACGGGAACGGGTTGTTTGCCGATGCGGCTCATGTGAATGGGCTCCTATTACCAGATGTTGCAGAGGAGCTCGCCACCCGCCTTGTTGCGGCGGCAGTCCTGGTCCTTCATGAGACCCTTGGAGGTGGAGAGAATGCTAATTCCGAGGCCATTGAGAACGCGCGGAATGTCGGTATAGCGGTAGTAGAGGCGGCGGCCCGGAGTGGAGACGCGCTTGAGGCCGGTAAGAGCCGGGGTGCCGGCGACGTATTTCATGGCAACGACGAGGGTCTTGTGGCCCTTGGCATCGGTGCTCTCGGTCACGTCATTCACGTAACCTTCGCTTTTGAGAATACCAGCGAGGCTGGCTTTGAGCTTGGAGTGCGGAACAACGCACTTGTCCAGCTGAGCGGCGCTGGCATTACGCAAGCGCGTCAGGAGGTCTGCAATAGGATCGGTCATTTGGGTGGATGTTTGTAGGTCTCGGTCGCCGGGTCATATCCGGGCCCCGCAGGGTGCGGGACGAACCCCCGGTCGACTGAAAAAGTTAAACGCTTTTACCAGGAGGATTTGATGACACCCGGGATCTTGCCAGCGAGGGCGAGCTCGCGGAATTGGATGCGGGAGACACCAAACTTGCGGATGTAGGCGCGCGGGCGACCGCTGAGGGAACAGCGATTTTTCACGCGGACCTGCGACGAATTGCGCGGGAGCTTCTGCAGCTTCTTTTGCGCAGCGAAGAAGTCCTCGTCGGAAGTTTCCGGATTGAGGAGCGCGGCCTTCAACTCAGCGCGCTTTGCGGCGTATTTGTCGGCAAGCTTCTGGCGCTTGATGTTGCGGTAGATGGCGGAGGTCTTCGGCATGGCGAAAAAGGCTTAGGCGGCTTGCGCGGTTTCGGCGGCGCGACGGAAAGGCATACCGAGGAGCTTGAGCAGCTCGCGGCCTTCATCGTCAGTGGAAGCGGTGGTCACGATGGTGATATCGAAGCCAATGGTGCGCTT
This portion of the Actomonas aquatica genome encodes:
- the rplF gene encoding 50S ribosomal protein L6 is translated as MSRIGKQPVPVPEKVKVTISGQTMSVEGPKGKLEKTFNNAAKFVFEEGEIRVSPADKTRFANAMYGTARSIIAGMVQGVTEGFVKDLEISGVGFKAVLKGNTLDLALGYSHPILYPVPDGITVTVTDQTKVKVEGVDKQLVGEVAANIRSYYPAEPYKGKGVKYVGERVRRKEGKTVA
- the rpsK gene encoding 30S ribosomal protein S11 → MAEEKPTPENETKPAAAAPEGAAPVEATDAPAEKKVELVGGVPKQPTAEDLLKEELGAVKIRKAKGSKNISSGIVSVLASFNNTIVSITDPKGAVISWSSAGKCNFRGSRKSTAYAAQIVAQDAARAAMAHGLKDVVIKVSGPGLGRDSAVRAIQAIGLEVTSIIDVTPVPHNGCRPRKRRRV
- the secY gene encoding preprotein translocase subunit SecY, whose protein sequence is MLSAFTNSLKIPELRQRIFYTLSLLFVARVAAVVPLPGLDPAPLKAFFADQTAAGSGALVGLYNMFTGGALVQGAIGALGIMPYISASIIFQLMTAVVPALSRLQQEGDVGRQKLTQYTRYATVLICLVQGTLLILALENPARLFSGYDVAAYGDIVIVSKAWFLITSVVIMTAGTMLLMWLGEQITQRGIGNGVSLLITIGILADIPGAAQATWQLFFAPVGVQTLGLPQGLVMFGLFIAVTMGIIMVVQGQRKIPVQYAKRVVGNKVMGGQSSFMPLKVNYSGVMPVIFASAILMFPQQIMSQLGAAIGWDFLVEFANNLLRGHWVYYVGFGFLILFFSYFWVSVMFKPIQIADDLKKYGGYIPGVRPGEPTAKFLDFIMTRLTLAGAIFLTIIAVLPDVLLFELNVPQRIAIFFGGTGMLITVGVVLDTMRQIETFLLQRHYDGFLKKGRVRARSASQTRQGALGDAASADAVYKLTAFMGGMLAFGLAIWLWRQFGG
- the rpsM gene encoding 30S ribosomal protein S13; the encoded protein is MPRLLGVDIPAKKKLNYALRYIYGIGPQRADQIVQETGLDPDMRANDLNEEQLNQILNVITEHKWVVEGDLRREITGNLKRLQAIGCYRGLRHRRSLPVRGQRTKTNSRTRKGPRRTVGVTKK
- the rplO gene encoding 50S ribosomal protein L15, translated to MKLHELKNVAGAVHRRKRVGCGEGGGHGKTSGRGGKGQTARSGGGIRIGFEGGQMPLYRRLPHRGFNQANFRTEPAVLNVGDLARLDESVTEVNAEVLAKAGIIRAGETFVKVLGDGELSRALKVTASKFSASAKAKIEAAGGEAIVA
- the rplR gene encoding 50S ribosomal protein L18, producing MKTIQKAKLLQKRKWRIRKKVSGTAARPRLSVKFTSKHIYAQAIDDEAGATLAFLSSLDAELRKQNLAANLAGAEALGKAFAAKATAAGITDVVFDRNGALYHGKVKVFADAAREGGLKF
- the rpsE gene encoding 30S ribosomal protein S5; amino-acid sequence: MSNPSANPSSNSPAGHNRGPGGRGPGGRGPGGNRRDGRRGGRDNAPTQDEGPELFEKVVFINRCAKVVKGGRRFSFSALVVVGDGKGQVGVSLGKANEVPEAIRKGNEGARKRMTKVQIKNDTIPHEAFGVSDGGKVLIRPATPGTGLIAGGGVRAVLEAAGVHNVLTKSLGSNNHQAVVNATFDALKQLRNRETIKALRAPVATSEA
- the rpsN gene encoding 30S ribosomal protein S14, which encodes MPKTSAIYRNIKRQKLADKYAAKRAELKAALLNPETSDEDFFAAQKKLQKLPRNSSQVRVKNRCSLSGRPRAYIRKFGVSRIQFRELALAGKIPGVIKSSW
- a CDS encoding nucleoside monophosphate kinase codes for the protein MPAKAKVLILGSISSALAERSRSLNFEHVSSVEMIRQEISRRTPAGQAAERALEKGLPIPDQVIFGVMRRWFWARKPDAGFVLTDFPATLLQAKVFDEWFESRGMSLSACAVGDAADSVVVDHYRTQGYDVFVADQLLAV
- the rpsH gene encoding 30S ribosomal protein S8, which translates into the protein MTDPIADLLTRLRNASAAQLDKCVVPHSKLKASLAGILKSEGYVNDVTESTDAKGHKTLVVAMKYVAGTPALTGLKRVSTPGRRLYYRYTDIPRVLNGLGISILSTSKGLMKDQDCRRNKAGGELLCNIW
- the map gene encoding type I methionyl aminopeptidase is translated as MAIPIKNSAAITKMREASAIAATVLYTLREHVAPGITTYDLDQIGRELMQKLGARSACYGYQIGSRRFPAYTCLSVNEEVVHGIGSMKRVLSDGDIIALDVVLEVDGYIGDNAITVPVGTISSAKQKLLRVTEEALRLGIAQATVGNRIGDISHAVQTHVERNGFSVVRDMVGHGVGASMHEEPQIPNFGRRGKGEIIRPGMTLAIEPMVNVGNWRTKTLRDGWTITTVDNSDSAHFEHTVLTTEQGPEVLTIPRLDSSPTVHALTA